One Betaproteobacteria bacterium genomic window carries:
- a CDS encoding AMP-binding protein yields MSTSASTVIGLLERGAPGATALSAPGGVPLTYQSLRNLASDTLTALNAQGIGRNDRIAIVLDNGPEMAAAFLCISAGATAAPLNPAYRADEFEFYLSDLKAKLLVVGREMSSPAVEVANRLDIPLVRLVPAPERGAGSFALEFPKGFATRRAEKSGAAAPEDTALVLHTSGTTSRPKIVPLSQRNVCASAHNVSRTVAFIAADRGLNIMPLFHIHGLIAGILAPLSAGGQVCCTTGFNALKFFSWMAEVRPTWYTAVPTMHQAILSRAAKNLDVVRACSLRFIRSSSSSLPPQVIRELEEIFGVPVIEAYGMTEAAHQMASNPLPPGERKPGTVGQAAGPEVCVIDTEGNSLPPGVVGEIAIQGENVMPGYENNPKANAEAYAKSWFRTGDQGVMDAEGYVTITGRLKEIINRGGEKISPREVDEVLMDHPSVQQCVTFSVPHDKLGEDVAAAVVLREGAEASEKDLREFAAIRLADFKVPRKILILAEIPKGATGKLQRIGLAQKLGLA; encoded by the coding sequence ATGAGCACTTCAGCTTCGACCGTGATCGGATTGCTGGAACGGGGCGCGCCAGGTGCGACCGCCTTGAGCGCACCTGGCGGCGTGCCGCTCACCTATCAATCCTTGCGCAACCTCGCGTCCGACACGCTCACCGCGCTCAATGCCCAGGGGATCGGCAGAAACGACCGCATTGCGATCGTGCTCGACAATGGTCCGGAAATGGCGGCAGCGTTCCTGTGCATTTCCGCCGGCGCCACCGCCGCGCCTTTGAACCCTGCCTACCGTGCGGACGAGTTCGAATTCTATCTATCCGACCTGAAGGCCAAGCTTCTCGTGGTCGGGCGCGAGATGTCTTCGCCCGCAGTCGAGGTGGCGAACCGGCTCGATATTCCGCTCGTCCGGCTCGTCCCCGCGCCCGAAAGAGGCGCGGGCAGTTTCGCCCTGGAATTCCCGAAGGGGTTTGCAACGCGGCGCGCCGAAAAATCCGGTGCGGCTGCGCCGGAAGACACTGCACTGGTGCTGCACACATCCGGCACCACATCGCGGCCGAAGATCGTGCCGCTTTCCCAGCGCAACGTCTGCGCCTCGGCTCACAACGTGAGCCGGACGGTCGCGTTCATTGCGGCCGATCGTGGGCTCAACATCATGCCTTTGTTCCACATTCACGGCCTGATCGCGGGTATTCTGGCGCCGCTGTCGGCGGGTGGCCAGGTCTGCTGCACCACCGGGTTCAACGCCTTGAAATTCTTCTCCTGGATGGCCGAGGTTCGTCCGACCTGGTACACGGCCGTGCCGACCATGCACCAGGCAATACTCTCCCGTGCGGCAAAGAACCTCGATGTCGTCAGGGCCTGCTCGCTGCGCTTCATTCGCTCGTCATCGTCCTCGCTTCCTCCGCAGGTCATCCGGGAGCTTGAAGAGATCTTCGGCGTCCCGGTGATCGAAGCCTATGGGATGACGGAAGCCGCACATCAGATGGCCAGCAACCCGCTGCCGCCCGGCGAGCGCAAACCGGGCACGGTTGGGCAGGCGGCGGGGCCCGAGGTGTGCGTGATCGACACCGAGGGCAATTCGCTGCCACCCGGTGTCGTGGGAGAAATCGCGATTCAAGGCGAGAACGTCATGCCGGGGTACGAGAATAACCCGAAGGCCAACGCCGAAGCCTATGCCAAGTCCTGGTTTCGCACCGGGGATCAGGGCGTCATGGATGCGGAAGGCTACGTCACGATCACCGGGCGCTTGAAGGAAATCATCAACCGGGGCGGGGAGAAAATTTCCCCGCGCGAGGTGGACGAAGTGCTCATGGACCACCCGTCGGTCCAGCAATGCGTCACGTTCTCCGTCCCCCACGACAAGCTGGGTGAGGATGTCGCCGCTGCCGTGGTTCTCCGCGAAGGTGCCGAGGCCAGCGAGAAAGACTTGCGGGAGTTCGCCGCAATACGTCTGGCGGACTTCAAGGTGCCGCGCAAGATACTCATTCTTGCCGAGATCCCGAAGGGAGCGACCGGGAAGCTGCAACGCATCGGCCTTGCCCAGAAGCTGGGCCTTGCGTGA
- a CDS encoding TolC family protein → MKHVASVVAVLLVCLSASRSIAQQQQQPLTLKEARQIALANRPLVRAVDLSVAGARQNTIQVQSARYPQLSASITAADAYRETTTQDGKEVTLDTRIAAGGLNNPTILRRESNGLFLSQLITDFGRTANLVESAKFAETAQQHLANATRAQVILETSDAYFAALAAQSVLRVAAKTVDARSLLFDKISALARNKIKSELDVRFAQVNLGEARLLQLKAENAVDAAFARLSTSLGYHDARRFTLADESTAEPLGDIDTLLGQAVAARPELASLRADREAAKKSVDAAKALSYPTINLYAAAGVTPYGDDRLSRNYGAIGLNLSVPLFDGGKISALQQQAQLRSLALSENLVEAQNNVLRSVRVAWLNARSGYENIGITENIRDAASQVLSLAESRYNLGITSIVELNQAQLSAIDAEIANSRARYDYLIARTALDYEVGALDLTGATK, encoded by the coding sequence ATGAAGCACGTCGCAAGCGTGGTTGCCGTTCTGCTGGTTTGTCTGTCCGCATCGCGATCTATCGCCCAGCAGCAACAGCAGCCGTTGACTCTGAAAGAGGCGCGACAGATCGCCCTGGCAAACCGGCCTCTGGTGCGGGCGGTGGATCTGTCGGTTGCGGGGGCTCGGCAGAACACGATCCAGGTGCAATCCGCGCGCTATCCGCAATTGTCGGCAAGCATAACCGCAGCCGATGCCTACCGCGAGACCACCACGCAGGATGGCAAAGAGGTGACGCTGGATACCCGCATTGCGGCGGGAGGCCTAAACAATCCGACTATCCTGCGCAGAGAATCCAACGGGCTGTTCCTCAGTCAGCTGATCACGGACTTCGGCCGCACGGCCAATTTGGTGGAAAGCGCGAAATTCGCGGAGACGGCGCAGCAACATCTGGCAAACGCGACGCGCGCCCAGGTTATTCTAGAAACCAGCGACGCCTACTTTGCCGCTCTCGCAGCCCAGTCCGTGCTGCGAGTTGCGGCAAAGACTGTGGACGCGCGCAGCCTTTTGTTCGACAAGATCTCGGCGCTGGCCAGGAACAAGATCAAGTCCGAACTCGACGTCAGGTTTGCGCAGGTGAATCTGGGCGAGGCGCGTCTGTTGCAACTCAAGGCAGAGAACGCCGTGGACGCGGCTTTTGCCCGACTTTCCACCAGTCTCGGCTACCACGATGCGCGGCGCTTTACTCTGGCGGACGAATCGACCGCCGAGCCGCTCGGCGATATCGATACGCTGCTTGGACAGGCCGTGGCGGCGCGTCCGGAACTTGCGAGCCTGCGCGCAGACCGCGAGGCCGCCAAGAAATCCGTGGACGCGGCAAAAGCACTCAGTTATCCGACAATCAATTTATACGCTGCGGCCGGCGTGACGCCATACGGGGACGACCGCCTGTCGCGAAACTACGGGGCGATCGGGCTCAACTTGAGCGTGCCGCTGTTCGATGGCGGGAAGATATCGGCGTTGCAGCAGCAAGCGCAACTGAGGTCGCTCGCCCTTTCCGAAAATCTGGTGGAGGCGCAGAACAACGTCTTGCGGTCGGTTCGCGTTGCCTGGCTCAATGCGCGGTCCGGTTACGAGAATATCGGGATCACGGAAAATATCCGGGACGCGGCATCCCAGGTTCTGAGCCTCGCCGAATCGCGCTACAACCTCGGGATCACGTCGATCGTTGAGCTGAACCAGGCACAACTCAGCGCGATCGACGCGGAAATAGCGAATAGCCGCGCCAGGTACGACTATCTCATCGCGCGTACCGCACTCGACTACGAGGTAGGCGCGCTCGACCTGACGGGCGCCACAAAGTAA
- a CDS encoding efflux RND transporter permease subunit, translated as MSRFAIRFPYFVIVSCLMTAVVGITSLVRMPVDLFPNINIPVVVVATFFSGMPPEQVENDITGRFERFFTLGSGIEHIESRSLPGVSLIKVYFQPGSNADSAVTQISNLAMANLRRLPPGTLPPVVLKFDASSLPVCLITLKGQGLNETQLRDLAQYNVRNQVANIPGAAVPQPFGGRYRQIMVYVDPLKLEAHELSVMDVVRSVNDANLILPAGHVAIGPYDYSLYTNSQISSIPEIDQLPLKTVDGASVMVGDVGKARDASQIQTSVVRVDGQRSVYLPVLKQGGDVNTIAVVEGVKRAVSNLLDIPKSLVTSVIFDQSVFVKTSIENLLHEGAIGLVLTGLMILIFLGSMRATAAVFLSVPLSALATFIALSAGDNSVNAMVLGGLALAFSRLIDNSVVVLENIFRHMELGEPPLIAAEKGGKEVALPVLAATLATAIVFFPVVFLYGVSKFLFTALALAVVLSLLASYLVAMTVVPLFCAYWIKGVPAHAAGKVQPGTRMERFNAWFNAKFQAMLKQYDRAVAVALMRPAATLAGFLGLFLLSLGLLPYLGMAYFPRTDPGQFVINLKTPTGTNVDLTEQAVARIENIVREEVGTEDLRLVVSNIGSVPGFSSMYTPNSASHTAFVQVSLNENHRVGSYDYMDKVRTRIRRDLPQLTTYFQSGGLVDAVLNLGLPTPIDVQVSGSNLEAAHGTAVKLADSIRRLSGVNDVLIPQDIDAPSLQMDIDRVQAAKLGLTQKEVVSNIITALTSNAMIAPSYWVDPRSGNDYLLTVQYPEQAVQSVGDLKAIPIRASNRSEPVRLDAVARLGVIRAPTEVGHYQLRRIVDVYVGPAKEDIRQLIADVEHIVARTALPEGVRVTLRGTVQSMRASFSSFGLGLLLSVVLVYLILVAQFASFLDPLIILLAIPTGLTGVLATMLLTGTTLNVMSLMGVVMMVGIVVSNSILIVEFTRHLRADGVPLREAVVLACRVRLRPVLMTSLATIIGLLPMAAKLGTGTEAYAPLARAIIGGLTVSVVTTIFIVPAAYYLAYRGKEAAVAAQQGT; from the coding sequence ATGTCCCGATTCGCCATCCGCTTTCCCTATTTCGTCATCGTGTCCTGTCTGATGACGGCAGTCGTCGGCATTACCAGCCTGGTGAGGATGCCGGTAGACCTGTTTCCGAACATCAACATTCCGGTTGTCGTCGTGGCGACTTTCTTTTCCGGAATGCCGCCTGAGCAGGTCGAAAACGACATTACCGGCCGCTTCGAGCGGTTCTTTACCCTCGGCAGCGGCATCGAGCATATCGAGTCGCGCTCGCTGCCCGGAGTCAGTCTGATCAAGGTGTACTTCCAGCCCGGGAGCAATGCGGATTCGGCTGTCACGCAGATATCCAATCTGGCGATGGCCAATCTGCGGCGATTGCCACCCGGGACCCTTCCGCCCGTTGTCCTCAAGTTCGACGCCTCGAGCCTGCCGGTGTGCCTGATTACCTTGAAGGGCCAGGGGCTCAACGAAACCCAGTTGCGGGATCTCGCGCAATATAACGTGCGCAATCAGGTGGCCAACATCCCGGGTGCGGCGGTGCCCCAGCCGTTCGGCGGGCGATATCGCCAGATCATGGTCTACGTTGATCCGTTGAAACTCGAGGCCCACGAGTTGAGCGTCATGGACGTCGTCCGGTCGGTCAACGACGCGAACCTGATCCTGCCGGCGGGGCACGTGGCCATCGGGCCTTATGACTACAGCCTCTACACCAATAGCCAGATATCCTCGATACCGGAGATAGATCAGTTGCCGCTCAAGACGGTGGATGGCGCCTCGGTGATGGTGGGCGACGTGGGCAAGGCGCGCGACGCGTCCCAGATCCAGACCAGCGTCGTGCGCGTGGACGGCCAGCGTTCGGTCTACCTGCCCGTGCTCAAGCAGGGCGGGGACGTCAATACGATCGCGGTGGTGGAAGGGGTAAAGCGCGCCGTATCCAATCTTCTTGACATACCCAAGTCGCTCGTCACCTCCGTGATCTTCGACCAGTCGGTATTCGTGAAGACTTCGATCGAGAACCTGCTGCATGAGGGCGCAATCGGCCTGGTGCTGACCGGGCTCATGATTCTGATCTTCCTCGGCAGCATGCGCGCCACGGCGGCGGTTTTCCTTTCGGTGCCGCTGTCGGCGCTTGCCACTTTCATAGCGCTTTCAGCCGGGGACAATTCGGTGAACGCGATGGTGCTCGGAGGTCTGGCCCTGGCCTTTTCGCGGTTGATCGACAATTCGGTGGTCGTGTTGGAGAACATCTTCCGCCACATGGAGCTTGGAGAACCGCCGCTGATCGCCGCGGAGAAAGGCGGAAAGGAAGTGGCATTGCCGGTGCTGGCGGCAACGCTGGCGACGGCGATCGTATTCTTTCCGGTCGTGTTTCTGTATGGGGTGAGCAAGTTTCTCTTCACGGCGCTGGCGCTGGCCGTGGTCCTGTCCCTGCTGGCGTCGTACCTCGTCGCGATGACCGTGGTACCGCTTTTCTGTGCTTACTGGATCAAGGGAGTGCCGGCGCACGCAGCCGGCAAAGTCCAGCCCGGCACCCGCATGGAGCGCTTCAATGCCTGGTTCAATGCGAAGTTCCAGGCCATGCTGAAGCAGTACGACCGCGCCGTGGCTGTGGCGCTGATGCGTCCGGCCGCGACTCTGGCGGGATTCCTGGGACTGTTCCTGCTCAGCCTGGGCCTGCTGCCCTACCTGGGAATGGCCTATTTTCCGCGCACCGATCCCGGCCAGTTCGTCATAAATCTCAAGACGCCCACCGGGACCAATGTGGACCTCACAGAACAGGCCGTTGCCCGGATCGAGAATATCGTCAGGGAAGAAGTCGGCACCGAGGACCTGAGGCTGGTCGTATCGAATATCGGCTCCGTTCCCGGATTCTCGTCCATGTATACCCCGAATTCTGCGTCCCATACCGCTTTCGTGCAGGTCAGCCTGAACGAGAACCACCGCGTAGGCAGCTACGATTACATGGACAAGGTGAGAACGCGCATCCGACGCGACCTGCCGCAACTCACGACCTATTTCCAGTCCGGCGGACTGGTGGACGCGGTACTGAATCTCGGCCTGCCGACCCCCATCGATGTCCAGGTCAGCGGAAGTAATCTGGAAGCCGCACATGGCACGGCCGTGAAACTTGCGGATTCCATCAGACGGCTTTCCGGAGTCAACGACGTGCTCATTCCGCAAGACATCGACGCGCCCTCGCTGCAGATGGACATCGATCGCGTGCAGGCGGCCAAGCTCGGTCTGACCCAGAAGGAAGTTGTGAGCAACATCATTACCGCATTGACTTCCAACGCGATGATCGCGCCCAGCTACTGGGTTGATCCGCGCAGCGGCAACGACTATCTCCTGACGGTGCAGTACCCGGAACAGGCGGTACAGTCAGTCGGCGATCTGAAGGCGATTCCGATCCGGGCGAGCAACCGGTCCGAGCCGGTCAGGCTCGATGCGGTGGCAAGGCTCGGCGTGATCAGGGCACCGACGGAAGTGGGGCACTATCAGCTGCGTCGGATTGTGGATGTGTATGTTGGGCCGGCCAAGGAAGACATCAGGCAGTTGATCGCGGACGTGGAACACATCGTCGCTCGGACCGCATTGCCAGAGGGAGTAAGGGTGACCCTGCGCGGAACGGTGCAAAGCATGCGGGCCTCGTTCTCGAGTTTCGGGCTCGGGCTTCTGCTTTCCGTAGTGCTCGTCTATCTCATACTGGTTGCCCAGTTCGCGTCGTTCCTTGATCCCTTGATTATCCTGCTCGCCATCCCGACCGGCTTGACGGGCGTGCTGGCGACAATGCTGCTCACCGGCACCACGTTGAATGTCATGTCTCTCATGGGCGTTGTGATGATGGTCGGCATCGTCGTTTCCAACAGCATCCTGATCGTCGAATTCACACGCCACTTGCGTGCAGACGGCGTGCCGCTGCGCGAAGCGGTTGTGCTTGCTTGCCGCGTGCGCCTGCGCCCGGTGCTCATGACGTCGCTGGCGACCATCATCGGCCTGCTTCCGATGGCGGCGAAGCTGGGCACCGGAACCGAGGCGTATGCGCCACTGGCGCGGGCGATCATCGGTGGTCTGACCGTGTCGGTTGTCACCACCATCTTCATCGTTCCCGCCGCTTACTACCTGGCCTACCGCGGGAAGGAAGCAGCGGTTGCCGCGCAGCAAGGCACCTGA
- a CDS encoding putative porin: MGLTTTASKRLILAAALAGLFGGAVTPAFADMETLLDKLHEKGVLSDDDYDQMRTEARAERRAQALKNAGDVEKEQRAKGASTSTLKVPDALKSMELYGDLRLRYENRIARAASDAATSEERQRWRYALRVGLRGDVSDDFFYGIRLDTGTYGRSAWVTMADDNAAGTPATSKASQSNKTTDAVAVGLAFIGWKPTDWAQVIVGRQSNPLYTSAMVWDPDITPEGLTEKFSYKLNDEATLFATAGQFLYSQIGKRTGAWNGATLNGPSLGFGTSQSAMLFATEVGGAYKFSESTAAKAALNYYHYRLTADETVFNSNFQGTGGTINDLGIKNLQVVEIPMEVRFPVSSLSGAVFADYAWNTKGDDRARLSATPNITGQNKAIMIGLSLASSGVPQSLNQGPTLGSSAKKGTWEVRSYWQRTEQFALDQNMLDSDYFERTNVVGYFLAGAYSPANGIITTLRYGQAKRLNDNMGTGGFNDDSSNVGTIDKYRIIQADLTLRF; the protein is encoded by the coding sequence ATGGGACTCACGACCACGGCATCCAAGCGCTTGATTCTGGCAGCGGCGCTAGCCGGCCTGTTTGGCGGCGCCGTCACGCCAGCGTTTGCCGACATGGAAACCCTGCTCGACAAGCTGCACGAGAAGGGCGTGTTGAGCGACGATGACTATGACCAAATGCGTACCGAAGCGCGTGCCGAACGGCGCGCCCAGGCACTGAAAAATGCCGGCGATGTGGAAAAAGAGCAAAGAGCCAAGGGAGCGTCTACCTCAACGCTCAAGGTCCCTGACGCTCTTAAGAGCATGGAACTTTACGGTGACCTGCGGTTGCGCTACGAGAACCGCATTGCCAGAGCGGCATCCGACGCCGCGACTTCCGAGGAGCGCCAACGCTGGCGTTACGCTCTCCGCGTCGGCCTGCGAGGCGACGTAAGCGACGATTTCTTTTACGGCATTCGCCTGGACACCGGCACCTATGGCCGGTCGGCATGGGTGACGATGGCCGATGACAATGCTGCCGGTACGCCAGCTACCTCAAAGGCATCACAATCAAACAAGACCACCGATGCGGTTGCTGTCGGCCTTGCCTTTATCGGCTGGAAACCGACTGATTGGGCGCAAGTGATCGTCGGCCGTCAGAGCAACCCCCTCTATACCAGCGCGATGGTATGGGATCCGGACATCACCCCGGAGGGCCTGACCGAAAAGTTCAGCTACAAGCTCAATGACGAAGCGACCCTGTTCGCCACGGCCGGGCAGTTCCTTTACTCTCAGATCGGCAAGCGCACCGGCGCCTGGAACGGTGCAACGCTGAACGGCCCCAGCCTTGGATTTGGTACCAGCCAGTCGGCCATGCTGTTTGCAACGGAAGTGGGGGGTGCCTACAAGTTCTCCGAGAGCACGGCGGCGAAGGCGGCCTTGAACTACTACCACTATCGCCTGACCGCGGACGAAACCGTGTTCAACAGCAACTTCCAGGGCACGGGCGGCACCATCAATGATCTTGGCATCAAGAACCTGCAGGTCGTCGAGATCCCGATGGAAGTGCGCTTCCCGGTGTCCAGCCTTTCGGGGGCCGTGTTCGCCGACTATGCATGGAACACCAAGGGCGACGACCGCGCCCGCCTGAGCGCCACGCCGAACATCACCGGCCAGAACAAGGCGATCATGATCGGTCTTTCGCTTGCCAGTTCTGGCGTGCCGCAGTCCCTGAACCAGGGCCCGACGCTGGGCAGTTCCGCCAAAAAAGGCACATGGGAAGTCCGTAGCTACTGGCAACGGACCGAACAGTTTGCATTGGATCAGAACATGCTGGATTCCGACTACTTCGAGCGCACCAACGTGGTCGGTTACTTTCTGGCCGGCGCCTATAGCCCAGCAAACGGCATCATCACCACGCTGCGCTACGGGCAGGCCAAGCGGCTCAACGACAACATGGGAACCGGTGGCTTCAACGACGACTCGTCGAACGTGGGCACCATCGACAAGTACCGGATCATTCAGGCTGACTTGACGCTGCGGTTCTGA
- a CDS encoding 2-dehydropantoate 2-reductase has translation MRIAIVGAGAIGGYLGTRLAAAGAEVTFIARGANLDAIRSRGMKLILEDGAEVHASGARACEKMSEAGPQDVVLLTVKAHQVTAVAPELRDLFHEQTSIVTMQNGIPWWYFQKHGGEYEGKPVLAADPGGTIARHIDPARIVGCVVYPAANLIAPGVVQVVEGNRFTLGELDGSTTPRLQAIAASLIKAGFKAPITNEIRSEIWLKLWGNLSFNPISALTHATLVDICQFALTRDLATQMMTEAETIAKKLGITFRVGIEKRIAGAEKVGAHKTSMLQDVEQGRPIEIEALVGSVVELGSLTRTPTPHISAMFACASLLARTLNVRHGRLTVAN, from the coding sequence ATGAGAATTGCCATAGTCGGCGCCGGCGCAATCGGCGGATATCTGGGCACGAGGCTTGCCGCCGCCGGCGCGGAAGTCACGTTCATCGCCCGGGGAGCGAATCTCGATGCGATCCGCAGCAGGGGAATGAAGTTAATCCTGGAGGATGGCGCCGAGGTGCACGCGAGCGGCGCCCGGGCCTGCGAGAAAATGAGCGAAGCCGGTCCGCAAGACGTCGTGCTGCTCACCGTCAAGGCACACCAGGTTACCGCGGTCGCCCCGGAGCTGCGGGATCTTTTTCACGAGCAGACCAGCATCGTCACGATGCAGAACGGCATTCCCTGGTGGTATTTCCAGAAACACGGCGGGGAGTACGAGGGCAAACCGGTCCTGGCTGCGGATCCCGGCGGCACGATCGCTCGTCATATCGACCCGGCGCGAATCGTCGGTTGCGTCGTCTATCCGGCGGCGAACCTGATCGCGCCCGGCGTGGTGCAAGTGGTGGAAGGAAATCGATTCACTCTGGGCGAGCTCGACGGCTCGACCACGCCGCGACTGCAGGCGATCGCGGCAAGCCTCATCAAGGCGGGCTTCAAGGCGCCCATCACCAACGAGATCCGCAGCGAGATCTGGCTGAAGCTATGGGGCAATTTGAGCTTCAACCCGATCAGCGCGCTGACCCATGCGACGCTGGTGGATATCTGCCAGTTTGCGCTCACGCGCGATCTCGCCACGCAGATGATGACCGAGGCCGAGACGATCGCGAAAAAGCTGGGAATCACCTTCAGGGTCGGTATCGAAAAACGCATCGCCGGCGCGGAAAAAGTCGGCGCCCACAAGACTTCGATGCTGCAGGACGTCGAACAAGGCCGGCCGATCGAGATCGAAGCGCTGGTCGGGTCGGTGGTCGAACTGGGTTCGTTAACCCGGACGCCGACGCCGCACATCAGCGCGATGTTTGCGTGCGCCAGCCTGCTGGCGAGGACTCTGAATGTCCGGCACGGCAGGCTGACTGTCGCGAACTAG
- a CDS encoding efflux RND transporter periplasmic adaptor subunit, giving the protein MESDAQKPGTKRGRRLLSTAFLVTALVAGAAIVYVRHGTGTPVSEAVGPRAIPLVSVTPSRREDLADQLKLSAEFLPFQEINVYARVAGYVRQMRVDVGDRVRTGDVIAVLEIPELDNDLQRAAAATERAIQEVVRAKAAYDEAHLSFERLSEVIKQQPNLIAQQEIDQAKARDDTFRASWIAAQSAEREARANQAKYRTMVAYSRIAAPFAGVITKRYADTGSLVGAGTGSGSQALVSLSQVDPLRLILPVPESAVSKVKVGTPVEISIQSTKQALSAVVIRTSGRIATETRTMHVEVDVPNPGLSMAPGMYATATLELENRKQALSIPVESLQERNDTAATVLVLGKQHKIEERKITTGMETPTRIEVVSGLTEGEMVVLGGQGRYQPGQSAEPKLATESNSQ; this is encoded by the coding sequence ATGGAATCAGATGCGCAGAAACCCGGAACAAAACGCGGCCGTCGGCTGTTGTCCACCGCTTTTCTGGTGACAGCGCTTGTTGCCGGAGCGGCGATTGTGTATGTGCGACACGGAACCGGAACGCCGGTTTCCGAAGCTGTCGGGCCCCGCGCCATCCCTCTTGTTTCGGTTACTCCATCCCGGCGCGAGGACCTTGCCGATCAACTGAAACTTTCCGCGGAATTCCTGCCCTTTCAGGAAATCAACGTATACGCCAGGGTGGCGGGGTACGTTCGCCAGATGAGGGTCGATGTGGGCGACCGGGTCAGAACGGGAGATGTGATCGCGGTGCTGGAAATTCCCGAACTCGACAACGACCTGCAGCGGGCCGCTGCCGCGACGGAACGCGCTATTCAGGAAGTCGTTCGGGCAAAGGCGGCTTATGACGAAGCACACCTGAGCTTCGAGCGATTGTCCGAAGTCATCAAGCAGCAGCCGAACCTGATCGCCCAGCAGGAGATCGATCAAGCCAAGGCGCGGGACGACACGTTTCGCGCCTCCTGGATTGCGGCGCAGTCCGCGGAGCGCGAGGCTCGAGCCAACCAGGCAAAGTACAGGACGATGGTGGCCTACTCGCGCATTGCCGCTCCGTTTGCCGGTGTCATTACAAAGCGCTATGCGGATACCGGCTCACTGGTGGGCGCAGGAACCGGATCGGGCAGTCAGGCTCTGGTGAGCCTGTCGCAGGTCGACCCGCTGCGTCTGATCCTCCCCGTTCCGGAATCCGCCGTGTCGAAAGTCAAGGTCGGAACCCCTGTCGAAATCTCCATTCAATCCACCAAACAGGCTCTCTCCGCTGTCGTGATTCGGACCAGCGGCCGTATCGCCACCGAGACCCGGACCATGCACGTCGAAGTGGATGTTCCCAACCCGGGATTGAGCATGGCGCCCGGAATGTATGCGACCGCAACGCTGGAACTGGAAAACCGCAAGCAGGCGCTATCTATTCCCGTCGAGTCCTTGCAGGAGAGAAATGACACCGCCGCGACCGTTCTCGTTCTCGGCAAGCAGCACAAGATAGAGGAACGGAAGATCACGACCGGGATGGAGACGCCCACACGGATCGAGGTTGTTTCCGGGCTGACTGAAGGTGAGATGGTCGTACTGGGCGGACAGGGTCGCTATCAACCCGGCCAGTCCGCGGAGCCCAAGCTGGCCACCGAAAGCAATTCGCAATGA
- the oxlT gene encoding oxalate/formate MFS antiporter — protein MRGAAASTPGDVRASTSSRWRQLIIGIICMSMIANLQYGWTLFVNPINDKFQWGKASIQVAFTIFVLTETWLVPVEGYLVDRFGPGPVTVVAGLLVGLSWVLNSVADSLFLFYLAATVGGIGAGAVYGTCVGQALKWFPDRRGLAAGLTAMGFGAGSALTVIPIASMIKSSGYQATFLYFGIAQGLVVFVLGWFLRKPDPGFGAAREADAAPARRDYTPLQMAATPVFWIMYAMFVLMAAGGLMATAQLAPIAKDFQIADMPVSILGLTLPALTFALSIDRVLNGVTRPFFGWVSDRLGRENTMFIAFFLEAVGILMLSRFGHDPVAFVLLTGLVFFAWGEIYSLFPATCGDTFGSRYATANAGLLYTAKGTASLLVPLTSIVAASTGGWHTIFVTASVMNFVAAFTALFLLKPLRAGMRKS, from the coding sequence ATGAGGGGAGCGGCGGCATCCACGCCGGGCGACGTGCGCGCCTCCACGTCCAGCCGCTGGCGGCAACTGATTATCGGCATCATCTGCATGTCGATGATCGCCAATCTCCAGTACGGCTGGACGCTGTTCGTCAACCCGATCAACGACAAGTTCCAGTGGGGCAAAGCTTCGATCCAGGTCGCATTTACCATTTTCGTCCTCACCGAAACCTGGCTGGTGCCGGTCGAGGGCTACTTGGTGGACAGGTTCGGCCCGGGACCGGTCACCGTCGTCGCGGGGCTTCTGGTCGGCTTGTCGTGGGTATTGAACTCGGTTGCGGATTCGCTTTTCCTGTTCTATTTGGCTGCCACCGTGGGGGGAATCGGCGCCGGAGCCGTGTACGGCACTTGCGTCGGTCAGGCATTGAAATGGTTTCCCGATCGGCGTGGCCTGGCTGCCGGCCTCACCGCGATGGGATTCGGCGCCGGCTCCGCGCTCACGGTGATTCCGATCGCCTCGATGATCAAGTCGAGCGGCTACCAGGCGACGTTCCTGTACTTCGGCATCGCCCAGGGTCTGGTCGTGTTCGTGCTGGGCTGGTTTTTGCGGAAGCCCGACCCGGGCTTCGGCGCCGCCCGCGAAGCGGACGCCGCGCCTGCGCGGCGCGACTACACGCCGCTGCAGATGGCCGCTACGCCGGTGTTCTGGATCATGTACGCGATGTTCGTGCTGATGGCAGCGGGGGGTCTGATGGCGACGGCCCAGCTAGCGCCGATTGCCAAGGATTTCCAGATTGCCGATATGCCGGTGAGCATCCTCGGCCTGACCCTGCCCGCACTTACTTTTGCACTGTCGATCGACCGCGTGCTTAACGGCGTCACCCGCCCGTTTTTCGGCTGGGTGTCGGATCGTTTAGGCCGGGAGAATACGATGTTCATCGCGTTTTTTCTGGAAGCGGTTGGCATACTCATGTTGAGCCGCTTCGGACATGACCCGGTGGCGTTTGTGTTGCTTACCGGACTCGTGTTCTTCGCGTGGGGAGAGATCTACAGCCTGTTTCCCGCTACCTGCGGCGACACCTTCGGATCGAGATACGCCACAGCCAATGCCGGCCTGCTCTACACGGCCAAAGGCACGGCCTCGCTGCTGGTGCCCCTCACCAGCATCGTAGCCGCGTCCACGGGCGGATGGCATACGATTTTCGTGACCGCAAGCGTGATGAATTTCGTCGCTGCATTCACCGCACTATTTCTACTGAAGCCGCTGCGCGCCGGCATGAGAAAATCATGA